One window of the Scyliorhinus torazame isolate Kashiwa2021f chromosome 24, sScyTor2.1, whole genome shotgun sequence genome contains the following:
- the LOC140399991 gene encoding histone H2B-like, translating to MADEKKPTSKPASKKGAKKVIKKPSVKGGKKRRRSRKESYSIYIYKVMKQVHPDTGISSKAMSIMNSFVNDIFERIAGEASRLAHYNKRSTISSREIQTAVRLLLPGELAKHAVSEGTKAVTKYTSSK from the coding sequence ATGGCTGatgagaagaaaccaacatcgaaaccagcttccaagaagggagccaagaaagtcattaagaaaccgtcagtaaagggcggcaagaagcggcgaaggtcgaggaaggagagttactccatctacatctacaaagtgatgaagcaggttcatcccgacaccggcatctcctccaaggccatgagcatcatgaactcgttcgtcaacgatattttcgagcgcatcgcgggtgaggcttcccgcctggcccattacaacaagcgcagcaccatcagctcccgggagatccagaccgccgtgcgcctgctgctgcccggggaactggccaagcacgccgtgtcggaagggacaaaggcggtgaccaagtacaccagctccaagtaa